The following are encoded together in the Microbacterium hatanonis genome:
- a CDS encoding carbohydrate ABC transporter permease, which yields MSGTTPAQTTVLVEQKERPRPARAPKRRVHLPRKVLAWQLVLYAVLILLALVYITPFLVQVATGFKTNADATADPLSLIPNPFTVAAYERLFGSSDFPVWFMNSAIVTIFVTAGRVFFASLAGYALARLTFRGRGLIFAALIAVMAVPTVVLLIPKFLVINQLGIYDSYAGMILPLLVDAAGVFIMKNFFDSIPPSVEEQARIDGAGTFRVFWSVVLPMARPALITIVILSFQGSWNELSHFIVSTQSPALTTLTKGVASLASGQLSQGNEYPIKLAAAAIMTIPVAVMFFIFQRRIMNSSEGAVKE from the coding sequence ATGAGCGGCACAACCCCCGCCCAGACGACGGTTCTCGTCGAGCAGAAGGAGAGGCCCCGGCCCGCTCGCGCGCCGAAGCGCCGTGTGCACCTCCCCCGCAAGGTGCTCGCGTGGCAGCTCGTGCTCTACGCGGTGCTGATCCTCCTGGCGCTCGTCTACATCACTCCGTTCCTCGTGCAGGTGGCGACCGGTTTCAAGACCAACGCCGACGCGACTGCCGATCCGCTCTCCCTCATCCCGAACCCCTTCACCGTCGCCGCGTACGAGCGCCTCTTCGGATCGTCGGACTTCCCGGTGTGGTTCATGAACTCGGCGATCGTCACGATCTTCGTCACGGCCGGTCGCGTGTTCTTCGCCTCCCTCGCCGGGTACGCCCTGGCGCGGCTGACGTTCCGCGGGCGCGGACTGATCTTCGCGGCTCTGATCGCCGTGATGGCCGTGCCGACGGTGGTGCTGCTCATCCCGAAGTTCCTCGTGATCAACCAGCTCGGCATCTACGACTCCTACGCGGGCATGATCCTGCCGCTGCTGGTGGACGCGGCGGGGGTGTTCATCATGAAGAACTTCTTCGACTCGATCCCCCCGTCGGTCGAGGAGCAGGCGCGCATCGACGGAGCCGGCACCTTCCGTGTGTTCTGGTCGGTGGTGCTCCCCATGGCCCGGCCGGCGCTCATCACCATCGTGATCCTGTCGTTCCAGGGGTCGTGGAACGAGCTGAGCCACTTCATCGTGTCCACCCAGTCGCCCGCGCTCACCACCCTGACCAAGGGTGTGGCGTCCCTCGCCAGCGGTCAGCTCAGTCAGGGCAACGAATATCCGATCAAGCTCGCGGCGGCCGCGATCATGACCATCCCCGTCGCGGTGATGTTC
- a CDS encoding carbohydrate ABC transporter permease, translated as MTALATAPDAARQGGPRRAGSSGKGIRRGEAAAGWLFTLPVLVILGVFLLVPVLMALWVSFSDWTGRGSPLSPSVGFVGLDNYAEITTGGGLAERDFGTALRNNAWYVLLVVPLQTALSLFLALLVNRAVLRGRGFFRTAFYFPSVTSSVAITVLWLFLFSASGAVNEVLSWVGINGPNWFNEPSGVLHNILGAFGVTSGPAALTGNSFLGLSWWDWLAGPSVAMSAFMLMAVFTTSGTFMLLFLAGLQNIGGDVEEAAMMDGANAWQRFWRVTLPQLKPALFTVLTLGLIGCWQVFDQIYTGTQGGPGKTTVTPAYLSYESAFLSQEWGRGAAIAFVLFVIIVFFTILQRWVLRDRPVSRRRARQYEVHSTPRRKEAAR; from the coding sequence ATGACCGCTCTGGCCACCGCGCCCGACGCCGCCCGTCAGGGCGGGCCTCGTCGCGCCGGATCCTCCGGAAAGGGGATCCGGCGCGGCGAGGCCGCCGCCGGGTGGCTCTTCACGCTCCCGGTCCTCGTGATCCTCGGCGTCTTCCTCCTCGTCCCGGTGCTCATGGCGCTATGGGTGAGCTTCTCGGACTGGACCGGGCGCGGCAGCCCCCTCTCCCCCTCCGTCGGCTTCGTCGGCCTCGACAACTACGCCGAGATCACCACGGGCGGCGGCCTCGCCGAGCGCGACTTCGGCACGGCGCTGCGCAACAACGCCTGGTACGTGCTGCTCGTCGTTCCGCTGCAGACCGCCCTGTCGCTGTTCCTCGCGCTGCTGGTGAACCGGGCGGTCCTGCGCGGCCGCGGCTTCTTCCGCACCGCGTTCTACTTCCCGTCGGTGACGAGCTCGGTCGCGATCACCGTGCTGTGGCTCTTCCTCTTCTCGGCCTCGGGCGCGGTGAACGAGGTGCTCTCGTGGGTGGGTATCAATGGCCCGAACTGGTTCAACGAGCCCAGCGGCGTGCTCCACAACATCCTCGGCGCGTTCGGGGTCACCTCCGGCCCCGCCGCGCTCACCGGCAACAGCTTCCTGGGTCTGTCGTGGTGGGACTGGCTCGCCGGACCCTCCGTGGCGATGTCGGCCTTCATGCTGATGGCCGTCTTCACCACGTCGGGCACGTTCATGCTGCTCTTCCTCGCGGGCCTGCAGAACATCGGCGGCGACGTCGAGGAGGCCGCGATGATGGACGGCGCCAACGCGTGGCAGCGGTTCTGGCGCGTGACGCTCCCGCAGCTGAAGCCGGCGCTGTTCACCGTGCTGACCCTCGGTCTCATCGGGTGCTGGCAGGTCTTCGACCAGATCTACACCGGAACGCAGGGCGGACCGGGCAAGACCACGGTCACCCCGGCGTACCTCAGCTACGAGTCGGCCTTCCTCTCACAGGAATGGGGACGAGGAGCCGCGATCGCCTTCGTGCTCTTCGTGATCATCGTGTTCTTCACGATCCTGCAGCGATGGGTTCTTCGCGACCGCCCCGTCTCGCGCCGCCGTGCGCGCCAGTACGAGGTGCACAGCACACCGCGCCGGAAGGAGGCCGCACGATGA
- a CDS encoding sugar ABC transporter substrate-binding protein yields MARHTTRALIGTGALLTASALALTACGSGFSEPAESGSAAGGGSLNILIGSSGDAETAAVQSAVDAWSAESGIDATVQTANDLPQQLSQGFAAGSPPDLFYLAPEALAGYAANGSIAAYGDGLANKDDFYPSLVENFTLDGQFYCAPKDFSTLALIINSDMWAAAGLTDADIPTDWDELASVAQRLTADGHVGLAFGAEYQRVGAFMAQAGGGMVVDGQAVANSSENVEALTYLKEQLNAGSFAFAADVGAGWGGEAFGTGAAAMTIEGNWITGALTNDYPDVNYTVAELPEGPGGKGTLQFTNCWGIAADSPNQDSARDLVEYLTGTDQQLAFSEAFGPMPSIQSAADAWTQANPELEAFLAGAEYAQFPPNMAGAADVVKDFNAQLESLKTGDPQAMLDTAQSNLEAIVE; encoded by the coding sequence ATGGCACGGCACACCACCCGCGCACTCATCGGGACAGGAGCGCTGCTCACCGCGAGCGCCCTGGCCCTCACCGCCTGCGGATCGGGATTCTCCGAGCCCGCAGAATCCGGATCGGCCGCCGGCGGCGGATCCCTCAACATCCTCATCGGCTCCTCGGGCGACGCCGAGACGGCAGCCGTCCAGTCCGCCGTCGACGCATGGTCGGCGGAGTCGGGCATCGACGCGACCGTGCAGACGGCGAACGATCTCCCCCAGCAGCTCTCCCAGGGCTTCGCAGCCGGATCGCCGCCCGACCTGTTCTACCTCGCGCCCGAGGCTCTCGCCGGCTACGCCGCGAACGGCTCGATCGCCGCGTACGGTGACGGTCTCGCGAACAAGGACGACTTCTACCCGTCGCTCGTGGAGAACTTCACCCTCGACGGCCAGTTCTACTGCGCACCGAAAGACTTCTCGACCCTCGCCCTCATCATCAACTCCGACATGTGGGCGGCCGCGGGTCTCACAGACGCTGACATCCCGACGGACTGGGACGAGCTCGCCTCCGTCGCGCAGCGGCTCACCGCCGACGGCCACGTCGGTCTCGCCTTCGGAGCCGAGTACCAGCGGGTGGGCGCGTTCATGGCCCAGGCCGGCGGTGGCATGGTGGTCGACGGACAGGCCGTGGCGAACAGCTCGGAGAACGTCGAGGCGCTCACCTACCTCAAGGAGCAGCTCAATGCCGGTTCGTTCGCGTTCGCTGCCGACGTCGGCGCGGGCTGGGGCGGAGAGGCCTTCGGCACGGGCGCCGCGGCCATGACGATCGAGGGCAACTGGATCACCGGCGCCCTCACGAACGACTACCCCGACGTGAACTACACCGTCGCCGAACTCCCCGAGGGCCCCGGCGGCAAGGGCACCCTGCAGTTCACCAACTGCTGGGGCATCGCCGCCGACAGCCCCAACCAGGACTCCGCCCGCGACCTCGTCGAGTACCTGACCGGCACCGACCAGCAGCTCGCGTTCTCGGAGGCCTTCGGACCGATGCCCTCCATCCAGTCGGCCGCGGATGCGTGGACGCAGGCGAACCCCGAGCTCGAGGCGTTCCTCGCCGGTGCGGAGTACGCGCAGTTCCCGCCGAACATGGCCGGTGCCGCCGACGTCGTGAAGGATTTCAACGCACAGCTGGAGTCGCTCAAGACCGGCGACCCGCAGGCGATGCTCGACACGGCGCAGTCCAACCTCGAAGCGATCGTCGAATAG
- a CDS encoding LacI family DNA-binding transcriptional regulator, producing the protein MAKAPTVEDVARVAGVSRQTVSNVLNTPEIVRDETRHKVEAAIAGLGYRPHMAARRLRTRRSSTIGIHLDSYAGGISGVVLDRFVHALTDRAGDRAMRVLLYTARSPEEEIARLRDLLEGGEVDAVVITGTFHGDPRTGWLVERALPFVSFGRPWGADDVAQPAHLWVDVDGAAGTRDATTYAAESAGSRVAFLGWPAGSGTGDDRERGWREALAATGGAGPRWVSEERVDAARAVVGAALADDPVDAIVCASDSLAIGAHLAATAAGRPDLLVVGFDNTPAVEALGLSSVEQLPEKVAAGALELLMGETGSIVAPRPAASGSAHVLVEPRLVTR; encoded by the coding sequence ATGGCGAAGGCGCCCACCGTCGAAGACGTGGCCCGTGTGGCCGGGGTGTCTCGTCAGACCGTGTCGAACGTGCTGAACACTCCGGAGATCGTGCGCGACGAGACCCGCCACAAGGTCGAGGCCGCGATCGCCGGCCTCGGCTACCGCCCGCACATGGCCGCGCGGCGCTTGCGCACCCGCCGCAGCTCGACGATCGGCATCCACCTCGACTCCTACGCCGGCGGGATCTCGGGTGTCGTGCTCGACCGCTTCGTCCACGCGCTCACGGATCGCGCCGGAGACCGCGCGATGCGCGTGCTGCTCTACACGGCCCGCTCGCCCGAGGAGGAGATCGCACGCCTGCGCGATCTCCTCGAGGGCGGTGAAGTCGACGCCGTCGTCATCACCGGCACATTCCATGGCGACCCCCGCACCGGGTGGCTGGTGGAACGCGCGCTCCCGTTCGTCTCGTTCGGCCGACCCTGGGGTGCCGATGACGTGGCGCAGCCCGCCCATCTCTGGGTCGACGTCGACGGCGCGGCCGGTACCCGGGACGCGACGACCTACGCCGCCGAGTCGGCGGGGTCGAGGGTCGCGTTCCTCGGGTGGCCGGCCGGTTCGGGAACCGGAGACGATCGCGAACGCGGATGGCGCGAGGCGTTGGCCGCGACCGGCGGCGCAGGCCCGCGGTGGGTCAGCGAGGAGCGGGTCGACGCCGCGCGCGCGGTCGTCGGTGCGGCGCTCGCCGACGATCCGGTCGACGCGATCGTCTGCGCCAGCGACTCCCTCGCGATCGGCGCACACCTCGCGGCGACGGCGGCAGGGCGACCCGACCTGCTCGTCGTGGGGTTCGACAACACCCCCGCCGTCGAGGCGCTCGGCCTCTCCAGCGTGGAGCAGCTGCCCGAGAAGGTCGCGGCGGGCGCTCTGGAGCTGCTGATGGGCGAGACCGGCAGCATCGTCGCGCCGAGGCCCGCAGCATCCGGCTCGGCACACGTGCTCGTCGAGCCGCGCCTCGTGACCCGCTGA
- a CDS encoding SixA phosphatase family protein, with protein sequence MIQLAVVRHAKAEHGGFELVDHERRLSPQGLRDAAAAAARVLRSGVRSEVVLSSTAARATATAAAFAEAFGTTVVEDADLYAAPADRILAIARAHGAAELTVVSHDPGVSELVSELSGREVGMTTGAVGLFTWNDGDWNDVGIVPPDEFTLLTPG encoded by the coding sequence ATGATCCAGCTCGCAGTGGTCCGTCACGCCAAGGCCGAGCACGGCGGGTTCGAGCTCGTCGACCACGAGCGACGGTTGAGCCCGCAGGGTCTGCGCGACGCCGCCGCCGCGGCCGCGCGCGTTCTGCGATCGGGAGTGAGGTCGGAGGTCGTGCTCTCGAGCACCGCGGCCCGAGCGACGGCGACGGCGGCCGCGTTCGCCGAGGCCTTCGGCACGACGGTCGTCGAGGACGCCGACCTGTACGCCGCCCCCGCCGACCGCATCCTCGCCATCGCCCGCGCCCACGGGGCCGCCGAACTCACGGTCGTCTCGCACGACCCGGGTGTCAGCGAGCTGGTGAGCGAGCTGTCGGGTCGAGAGGTCGGGATGACCACCGGCGCGGTGGGGCTGTTCACCTGGAACGACGGCGACTGGAACGACGTCGGCATCGTGCCGCCCGACGAGTTCACGCTGCTGACGCCCGGCTGA
- a CDS encoding gamma-glutamylcyclotransferase family protein, producing MAEASADQALFTYGTLQLPEVQLDTFGRLVEGEDDVLPGYTTVDVDVDDPRVVKLSGSAVHSVLRRTGSARDKVVGTVLWVTEDELDAADEYEVAVYRRVEVTLASGRTAWVYAAAAGVGA from the coding sequence GTGGCCGAAGCATCCGCCGATCAGGCGCTTTTCACATACGGAACCCTGCAGCTCCCCGAAGTGCAGCTCGACACGTTCGGGCGCCTCGTCGAGGGCGAGGACGACGTGCTCCCCGGTTACACCACCGTCGACGTCGACGTCGACGACCCGCGCGTCGTGAAGCTCTCGGGGTCGGCCGTGCACTCGGTGCTGCGCCGCACGGGCAGTGCCCGCGACAAGGTCGTGGGCACCGTGCTGTGGGTCACCGAAGACGAGCTCGATGCCGCCGACGAGTACGAGGTCGCCGTGTACCGCCGGGTCGAGGTCACCCTCGCCAGCGGTCGCACCGCGTGGGTCTACGCCGCTGCGGCGGGGGTCGGCGCATGA
- a CDS encoding DUF445 domain-containing protein, whose product MSPTPVALLTPADLERRRGLRQMKGVALGALVFMAVLFVVAYLFQERYPWLQWVRAAAEGGMVGALADWFAVTALFRRPLGLPIPHTAIIPRRKDEIGRTLGEFVETNFLSGPVVRARLEGTPLAARFGGWLRQRANAERVATEGASVATAVLGALSDDDVSELIGDLAREHLIAPDWGPSLGGWLEKVTESGAHHGAVDLAAENIVNWLNDNPQAFDGVVSRRLPSWVPSMVVRLIDDTLYREAVSFVSAVRADQDHPARHAIDAYLARLADNLQHDPATIGRLEDAKVSVFDSPRVRGLASEAWETAKTGLLSALADPQSGLRVRAADALVDIGERLETDAALQARVDGWVIDAAVFVVERYRHDIASIITDTVQRWDPAETTEKIELMVGRDLQYIRLNGTIVGALAGAAIFTLAHVVLGGAVA is encoded by the coding sequence ATGTCCCCCACCCCCGTGGCCCTGCTGACTCCAGCCGACCTCGAACGGCGGCGCGGCCTGCGTCAGATGAAGGGCGTCGCGCTCGGCGCACTCGTCTTCATGGCGGTGCTGTTCGTCGTCGCGTACCTGTTCCAGGAGCGCTACCCCTGGCTGCAGTGGGTGCGCGCGGCGGCCGAGGGAGGCATGGTCGGCGCCCTGGCCGACTGGTTCGCGGTGACGGCGCTGTTCCGCCGGCCGCTCGGGCTACCCATCCCCCACACCGCGATCATCCCGAGGCGCAAAGACGAGATCGGCCGCACCCTCGGCGAGTTCGTCGAGACGAACTTCCTGTCCGGCCCCGTCGTCCGCGCCCGCTTGGAGGGCACCCCGCTCGCCGCCCGCTTCGGCGGGTGGCTCCGTCAGCGCGCCAATGCCGAGCGCGTGGCGACCGAGGGCGCATCGGTCGCCACGGCGGTGCTCGGAGCCCTCAGCGACGACGACGTGAGCGAGCTCATCGGCGACCTCGCCCGCGAGCACCTCATCGCCCCCGACTGGGGGCCCTCGCTCGGCGGCTGGCTCGAGAAGGTCACCGAGTCGGGCGCGCATCACGGGGCGGTCGACCTCGCGGCCGAGAACATCGTCAACTGGCTGAACGACAACCCGCAGGCCTTCGACGGCGTCGTCTCGCGACGGCTTCCCTCGTGGGTGCCGAGCATGGTCGTGCGGCTCATCGACGACACGCTCTACCGCGAGGCGGTGTCGTTCGTCTCCGCCGTGCGCGCCGACCAGGACCACCCCGCCCGTCACGCCATCGACGCCTACCTCGCTCGTCTGGCAGACAACCTCCAGCACGATCCCGCCACCATCGGGCGCCTCGAAGACGCGAAGGTCTCGGTCTTCGACAGCCCCCGCGTGCGGGGCCTCGCCTCCGAGGCCTGGGAGACCGCGAAGACCGGGCTGCTCTCCGCGCTCGCCGATCCGCAGAGCGGCCTGCGCGTGCGGGCAGCCGACGCGCTGGTCGACATCGGCGAACGGCTCGAGACGGATGCGGCGCTGCAGGCCCGCGTCGACGGGTGGGTCATCGACGCCGCGGTCTTCGTCGTCGAGCGCTACCGCCACGACATCGCCTCGATCATCACCGACACCGTGCAGCGGTGGGACCCGGCCGAGACCACCGAGAAGATCGAGCTCATGGTCGGACGAGACCTGCAGTACATCCGCCTGAACGGCACGATCGTCGGGGCGCTCGCGGGTGCCGCGATCTTCACGCTCGCCCACGTCGTGCTGGGCGGGGCGGTAGCGTGA